Within Staphylococcus sp. NRL 16/872, the genomic segment GAATTCCAAGAAGTCTTAAATTGCGGTATCAATCCAGAATGGCTATATTGCGCGAAAGCCAACATGATACTTGAACCCGCCTATACTGGAGAAGGTAAACAGTTTTTTAGCACCAAAGATATTATTGAAGCAAGTAAAGTTATACCGTTCTTTTAAGATACAATGAAATAAATCATATAAAAAAGCAATGTAAGTTCCCTGTCACTCTAAGCCATACGAAACTTACATTGCTTTATTTTATAAATTTAAAGATTTATTGCGAATTGTAATTCTAAACGTTAAATCTGAAATGCACGATGTCGCCATCTTGCATAATGTATTCTTTACCTTCTAAGCGTTGCTTACCTGCTTCTTTCGCACCTTGTTCTCCACCATTTTCAACGTAGTCATCATAACTAGTTACCTCAGCACGGATAAAACCACGTTCAAAGTCAGTATGAATAATACCTGCACACTGTGGTGCTGTCATACCTTGTCTAAATGTCCAAGCACGCACTTCTTGTACACCAGCAGTAAAGTAAGTTGATAATCCTAATAAATCGTAAGTTGTTTTAATAAGAACATCTAAACCTGGTTCTTCGATGCCTAAATCTTCTAAGAACATTTCTCTATCTTCGTCATCAAGTGTAGCAATTTCTTCTTCAATTTTAGCACTGATTACGATAACTTCTGAATCTTCTTTAGCTGCATATTCGCGAATTGCTTTAACTTTATCGTTATCTTCATCACCAATTTCATCTTCACCAACATTGGCAATATATAACATTTTTTTAGATGTTAATAATTGAGCTTGATTAACATATTTTTGATCTTCATCATTAAATTCTAAACTACGAACAGGATCACCGTTTTCTAACGCTTCTTTGATTCTTGATAAAATGCGTAATTCCATTTCTGCAGTTTTATCTTTTTGACGTGCCATTTTTTCAATTCTAGGCAAACGTTTTTCTACTGATTCTAAATCAGCTAATACTAATTCCATATTGATAACTTCAATGTCATCTAAAGGATTGACGCGTCCTGAAACGTGTGTCACGTTTTCATCATCAAATGCGCGTACGACTTGGCAAATAGCATCTACTTCACGGATATGTGATAAGAATTTATTACCTAAACCTTCACCTTTAGAAGCACCTTTCACAATACCTGCAATGTCAGTAAATTCAAAAGTAGTCGGAATTGTTTTCTTAGGTTCTACCATTTCAGTTAATTTATTTAAACGCGTATCTGGTACTTCAACAATACCTACGTTTGGGTCAATTGTTGCGAAAGGATAGTTCGCAGCTAATGCGCCTGCCTTAGTTATTGCGTTAAATAGAGTAGACTTACCAACGTTCGGTAACCCTACGATACCTGCTGTTAAAGCCATTAATCATTCTCCTAACTTTCTGTATCTTTATGAGATACTAATATTTTTTTTAGTTTTTTATTAAACGTTTGACGTGGAATCATAATACTTCTCTGACAGTTTTCGCATTTAATACGAATATCTGCACCCATACGGATAATTTTAAATCGATTAGTTCCACATGCATGTTGTTTTTTCATTTCTACTATATCATTTATTCCATAATTTGACGTCATGAAATTGCCCCCAATGATAATTAAGCTTTATCTTTTGCATCCATACTTTTAACATAGATGGGTTGTGGTAATTTAATACCTTCTTGTACGAAAACTCTTTGAATTTCTCTACGTAAAATTCTTGAACCTGAGGCTCCTTCACCAGGAATCGTTTCTGCCGAAATTCTAAATGTCACTTTCGTTTCATCTATCGAATCGATACCTTCAACTACAGGATCTGTAATGAAAAGATAGTATTTACTACGCATTGCAGTAAATAATGTATTCAATCGTTTTTCAACTTTATCTAAGTTTTCCTCTACAGAAACTGGAATTTTCACAATAGCGAAACCATTTGTAATGGAGTAGTTAGTGATTTCTCCCATACTACCATTTGGTAGAATTGTTAATTCACCCGTAATCGTATTAATACGTGTCGATCTTAAACCAATTGATTTAACCGTACCTTCAGCTACTGTGGTACCACTACTATTAATTTTAACGTAGTCGCCTACATCAAATTGATTCTCGAAAATAATAAAGAAACCAGTAATGATATCTTTTACAATCGTTTGAGCACCAAAACCAACAGCTAAACCTACAACGCCGGCACTGGCAATAATCCCTTCGACGCTAATACCAAATTTGCTTAAAATTGTCGTAATAACAATGAACCATACGATATATTTTACTACATTTTGGACAAGTGACACTAATGTTCTTGAACGTTTCTTATTTCCTTTACTACTTTTATTTTGTATTTTAAATCCTTGTTCAATCACTTTATTTAATATAGCAATCACAATGATGGCTACTAAAATATAAATAAGAATTAATATAAGCTTAATTCCTAAGTTTTCATATGTTTCTGGTTTAGTCAATGGTTCAAATAATGAAGACAACACATTTTTAACCTGATTCATTCAATAATTTCCTCCTTTAATTATAAATTTTTATCATAACTTAATAATTATACAGTGTTTTTACTAGATAATATATCGGTCTTTGGCTTTATTAATTAATTATTTTCCTTTAAAGAAAGACTTAAGATAACATATCAATCTGTTTAACAACAAACGTTTCATTTTTCAAATTCCAATGTTTAATATTCACGATTTAATCTTTTCAATAAATTTTTAAATTCTTCTTCAGATTTAAATTCAAACGTAATTTTTCCGATATTTCTACTAGTAGAGATATCTACTTTTGTACCAAATTTTTCTTTTAAAAGACGTTCTTGTTTTTGAATAAATTTCGGTTTTGAATGAGACAATTTAGCGTTATTTTTAGACCCCCGACCGTCTTGCATATCTGCTACAACTTTCTCTAAATACCTAACACTCCAAGCTTCTCGAATAGCTTGTTTAGCCAATTGTTCCATAGTCACAGTATCCTTTAATCCTAATAGGGTGCGTCCGTGAGCTCCAGATAACTTCCCGTTCTTTACTAACTTAGAAACTTCTGACGGTAAATTTAACAGTCTCAACATATTAGCAATGTATGGACGTGATTTCCCCAGTCTTTCTGCAACTTTTTGTTGTGTTATACCTAAATCATTCATTAATCGTTTATAGCTTTCAGCTTCTTCAATCGCATTTAAATCTTCACGTTGTAGATTCTCAATAATTGCTAATTCCATCATGTCGGAATCTGATAACTCTTTTACAATAGCCGGTACCTCTTTTAAACCAGCTAACTGCGAAGCTCTGAAGCGTCTTTCTCCCACCACAATATAATAACCTTGAACCGTTTTACGTAAAACGATAGGTTGCAAAATACCATGTGTGTGGATAGAGTCTGCTAAATCTTGCAATTTATCTTCATCAAACGTTTTACGAGGTTGATAAGGATTTACTTTTATTTTTGAAATGGCTACTTTTTGGATTTGTTCATTTTGATCTAATGTTAATCGTTCATCTTGTTCGTATGCCATTGCATATTGCCTCCTCCCGTTTATTAACTAAAAATCGATATTTTAAATCATAATACAGTATCTGATGTTGTGCCTCTTCTTTGTTTTTAATTTTAGAAAATTTCTTATAGCTTTCACAAGAATTAATAAATTAATTCAGTAAATAGTTATAAAATTTTTTAACAGCTTTAACTCAATCATATCAGTGTATTAAACGCTTTCCGAAATGACTGTTTAATCAAAATTTTCAGAAAAGTTATTGACAAATGTAATTTGGGTCTGTAAGCTATGAATTAACTTAAAAAAACACAAATTACACACGGCAATAAGGAAAGTAAAACTTACACTGCTGATACAGAGAGTCTCGTAAGCTGAGAAGAGGCATAGAAAGAAAGTTTGAAAATGGCCTTTGAGTGTTGATGCCAATATGAGGTATCAACGGG encodes:
- the ychF gene encoding redox-regulated ATPase YchF codes for the protein MALTAGIVGLPNVGKSTLFNAITKAGALAANYPFATIDPNVGIVEVPDTRLNKLTEMVEPKKTIPTTFEFTDIAGIVKGASKGEGLGNKFLSHIREVDAICQVVRAFDDENVTHVSGRVNPLDDIEVINMELVLADLESVEKRLPRIEKMARQKDKTAEMELRILSRIKEALENGDPVRSLEFNDEDQKYVNQAQLLTSKKMLYIANVGEDEIGDEDNDKVKAIREYAAKEDSEVIVISAKIEEEIATLDDEDREMFLEDLGIEEPGLDVLIKTTYDLLGLSTYFTAGVQEVRAWTFRQGMTAPQCAGIIHTDFERGFIRAEVTSYDDYVENGGEQGAKEAGKQRLEGKEYIMQDGDIVHFRFNV
- a CDS encoding DUF951 domain-containing protein, with protein sequence MTSNYGINDIVEMKKQHACGTNRFKIIRMGADIRIKCENCQRSIMIPRQTFNKKLKKILVSHKDTES
- a CDS encoding mechanosensitive ion channel family protein produces the protein MNQVKNVLSSLFEPLTKPETYENLGIKLILILIYILVAIIVIAILNKVIEQGFKIQNKSSKGNKKRSRTLVSLVQNVVKYIVWFIVITTILSKFGISVEGIIASAGVVGLAVGFGAQTIVKDIITGFFIIFENQFDVGDYVKINSSGTTVAEGTVKSIGLRSTRINTITGELTILPNGSMGEITNYSITNGFAIVKIPVSVEENLDKVEKRLNTLFTAMRSKYYLFITDPVVEGIDSIDETKVTFRISAETIPGEGASGSRILRREIQRVFVQEGIKLPQPIYVKSMDAKDKA
- a CDS encoding ParB/RepB/Spo0J family partition protein, with product MAYEQDERLTLDQNEQIQKVAISKIKVNPYQPRKTFDEDKLQDLADSIHTHGILQPIVLRKTVQGYYIVVGERRFRASQLAGLKEVPAIVKELSDSDMMELAIIENLQREDLNAIEEAESYKRLMNDLGITQQKVAERLGKSRPYIANMLRLLNLPSEVSKLVKNGKLSGAHGRTLLGLKDTVTMEQLAKQAIREAWSVRYLEKVVADMQDGRGSKNNAKLSHSKPKFIQKQERLLKEKFGTKVDISTSRNIGKITFEFKSEEEFKNLLKRLNREY